In the genome of Candidatus Nitrosotenuis sp. DW1, one region contains:
- a CDS encoding endonuclease III domain-containing protein, protein MERILGGMMKTMNSVKPPRMTALRELHDAEDGNPFSILIGTILSARTKDENTAKVVKKLFAEYKTPKDLAGAKIKDIEKIIRSIGFYHVKARRIVDVAKIIQSQYKGVVPDNLDQLIMLPGVGRKTANCVLVYAFEKPAIPVDIHVHRISNRLGLVETKTPEETEFELMKKVPREYWLRVNDTFVMYGQNICKPISPMCNVCKIKKLCKYYKTRNAS, encoded by the coding sequence ATGGAGAGAATTCTTGGCGGTATGATGAAGACTATGAATTCTGTAAAACCGCCGCGAATGACGGCACTAAGAGAGCTGCATGATGCGGAAGATGGCAATCCTTTTAGTATTCTTATTGGAACAATTCTTTCTGCAAGGACAAAAGACGAAAACACAGCAAAGGTTGTAAAAAAATTATTTGCCGAATACAAAACACCAAAGGATCTGGCAGGTGCAAAAATAAAAGACATTGAGAAAATCATAAGATCAATTGGGTTCTACCATGTAAAGGCAAGGCGCATAGTTGATGTTGCAAAAATAATCCAATCGCAGTACAAAGGAGTTGTTCCTGATAATTTGGACCAGCTCATCATGCTTCCAGGAGTCGGACGAAAAACAGCAAATTGTGTGTTGGTTTATGCCTTTGAAAAGCCAGCTATTCCAGTAGACATTCATGTTCACAGAATATCAAACAGGCTTGGCCTTGTTGAAACGAAAACGCCTGAAGAGACCGAATTTGAACTCATGAAGAAAGTTCCAAGAGAATACTGGCTGAGAGTAAACGATACGTTTGTCATGTATGGGCAGAACATATGCAAGCCCATATCTCCAATGTGCAATGTTTGTAAGATCAAAAAACTATGCAAATACTACAAAACTAGGAACGCTTCTTAA
- the sat gene encoding sulfate adenylyltransferase yields the protein MSQGTGSIRAHGGKLVNRITQKNTSGMYSFSVSDDLANDVENIADGILSPLEGFLLQDDFESVISKGRLANNLPWTIPIVLDVDRETATKMKETGDVLLKARHGEFAILHVEETYTFDKEKTAKAVYGTTDTNHPGVAKTFSMNEFLVGGKIDYVKRPSDDPIRKYRMSPLQTRKSFQDANWKSIVAFQTRNPPHVAHEMLQKTSLTTHDGVFVNPLIGKKKSGDFVDEVIIKSYATLIENYYPKNRSMLATLHTEMQYAGPKEAIHHSIMRQNYGCTHIIIGRDHAGVGKYYSPFAAQEIFSDYPDLEIEPIFFPAFYYCRKCLAFTNERACPHGEEFREQISGTKLRALIDEGKSPSEFIMRPEVVQVIMNHKKPFVD from the coding sequence ATGAGCCAAGGTACTGGATCTATCCGAGCTCATGGTGGCAAACTGGTAAACAGAATCACGCAGAAAAACACATCAGGGATGTACTCATTTTCTGTAAGTGATGATCTTGCAAACGATGTAGAAAACATTGCTGATGGAATTCTTAGTCCGTTAGAAGGATTTCTTTTACAGGATGATTTTGAATCTGTCATAAGCAAAGGAAGACTTGCAAACAACTTGCCTTGGACAATCCCCATTGTCCTAGACGTAGACAGGGAAACTGCTACCAAAATGAAAGAAACTGGAGATGTCCTGTTAAAGGCAAGACATGGTGAGTTTGCAATTCTGCATGTGGAAGAAACATACACGTTTGACAAAGAAAAGACAGCAAAGGCAGTTTATGGAACTACAGATACAAATCATCCAGGTGTAGCAAAAACATTTTCAATGAACGAGTTTCTGGTTGGAGGTAAAATCGATTACGTAAAACGACCATCAGATGATCCAATTAGAAAATATCGAATGAGTCCCCTCCAAACAAGAAAATCATTTCAAGATGCTAACTGGAAGTCAATTGTCGCATTTCAGACGAGAAATCCACCACACGTTGCGCACGAAATGTTACAAAAAACATCGCTAACAACACATGATGGTGTTTTTGTAAACCCACTAATAGGGAAGAAAAAGTCTGGCGACTTTGTCGATGAGGTAATCATAAAATCATACGCTACTCTAATTGAAAATTATTATCCAAAAAATCGATCCATGCTTGCAACACTCCATACCGAAATGCAATACGCGGGTCCAAAGGAGGCAATACACCATTCTATAATGAGACAGAACTATGGCTGTACGCACATCATAATAGGAAGAGATCATGCAGGAGTTGGAAAATATTATTCGCCATTTGCGGCGCAGGAAATATTCTCAGATTACCCTGATCTTGAAATAGAACCAATCTTTTTCCCAGCATTTTACTATTGCAGAAAATGCCTTGCATTTACAAATGAACGCGCATGTCCTCATGGGGAAGAATTCAGAGAGCAGATTAGTGGAACCAAGCTTAGGGCATTAATTGATGAGGGCAAATCGCCATCCGAGTTTATAATGCGTCCAGAGGTTGTACAAGTGATCATGAACCACAAAAAACCATTTGTGGATTAG
- a CDS encoding phosphoadenylyl-sulfate reductase, protein MAKFTQEEIDKINSNLKTPEDALRWAFDNLHDKVAKASSFGAEDAVITDMMIKLNPKARFFTLDTGRLNQETYDVMDRASKKYNIHFEVMFPDTEEVQQMVRTKGINLFYESVENRKLCCEIRKVKPLNKILSTLDGWITGLRHDQNENRQKASMVEIDKMHGGILKINPLIDWTWEQTLSYVKEHKLPYNKLLDMGYTSIGCEPCTRAIKPGEDLRAGRWWWENDTHKECGLHMDHSKAT, encoded by the coding sequence TTGGCAAAGTTCACTCAAGAGGAAATTGACAAAATTAATTCTAATCTAAAAACACCAGAGGATGCTCTAAGGTGGGCGTTTGACAATTTACACGATAAGGTTGCAAAGGCATCAAGTTTTGGAGCAGAGGATGCTGTAATCACTGATATGATGATCAAACTAAATCCAAAGGCACGATTTTTTACATTGGACACGGGTAGGCTAAACCAAGAAACATACGATGTAATGGACAGAGCCAGCAAAAAATACAACATCCATTTTGAAGTAATGTTTCCAGACACAGAAGAAGTTCAGCAAATGGTAAGAACTAAAGGAATTAACCTGTTTTATGAAAGCGTAGAAAATAGAAAGCTTTGCTGTGAAATAAGAAAGGTTAAACCACTAAACAAAATCCTGAGTACTCTTGACGGCTGGATAACTGGCCTTAGGCATGATCAAAACGAAAACAGACAAAAAGCCTCCATGGTTGAAATAGACAAAATGCATGGCGGAATACTAAAAATAAATCCACTAATTGATTGGACTTGGGAACAAACACTAAGCTACGTAAAAGAACACAAACTCCCCTACAACAAGCTTCTCGATATGGGTTATACCAGCATCGGATGTGAGCCATGTACAAGGGCAATAAAGCCAGGTGAAGATCTAAGAGCTGGGCGTTGGTGGTGGGAAAATGATACGCACAAGGAGTGTGGTCTTCATATGGACCACAGTAAAGCAACATGA
- a CDS encoding thiamine biosynthesis protein has translation MNENAFVVVFPSVFAKNKKTLLINNIKKILKINNQKTSQITRDDDLIVIDANDPVFASSAINLLFGVDKIAIARRVENKFDVIVSTIAKIGASLLLQGEQFYVKVEGRSSGYLPKDAEVAATSALIEKTAQMNSRPGTEEKHDKLIYCFLTKKNAYVSIFMDDGHGGIPYNSQENKMICCVYDELSVVSCLESIKQGFDVKIIVCYDDSNLHDLVKMINRILPRMVQTDVTLDFFKSPIKQQNTKSVQTAIKITTQILCSVAKLEKIKRISLPLSPLAFPLWFIDENVNIVLQNNCLPWIALSGIDDSIIKTAKEIGLGKYLHKIEKFGKIKFEKTGSDTKVFDIAAKSMKTRKSITVRIGPNNIHDILDSIDKH, from the coding sequence ATGAATGAGAATGCCTTTGTGGTTGTTTTTCCATCAGTTTTTGCCAAAAACAAAAAAACCCTACTTATCAACAACATCAAAAAAATTCTTAAAATAAACAATCAGAAAACCAGTCAGATTACGAGGGATGACGATCTTATTGTAATTGATGCAAACGATCCCGTCTTTGCGTCATCTGCAATCAATCTGCTTTTTGGTGTGGATAAAATAGCAATAGCAAGACGCGTTGAAAACAAGTTTGATGTGATAGTTTCCACAATAGCAAAGATTGGTGCTAGTCTTTTATTGCAAGGAGAACAATTCTATGTCAAAGTAGAAGGACGTTCGTCAGGATATTTGCCAAAAGATGCAGAAGTTGCAGCAACTTCAGCATTGATTGAAAAAACCGCTCAAATGAATTCAAGGCCTGGAACTGAGGAAAAACACGACAAACTGATCTATTGTTTTTTAACAAAGAAAAATGCGTATGTTTCCATTTTCATGGATGATGGTCATGGCGGAATACCATACAACTCGCAGGAAAACAAGATGATATGCTGTGTTTATGACGAGTTATCAGTAGTTTCTTGTCTTGAATCAATCAAGCAGGGATTTGATGTAAAAATTATTGTGTGTTATGACGATTCCAATTTGCATGATCTGGTCAAAATGATAAACCGAATTCTTCCAAGAATGGTACAAACCGATGTCACTTTGGATTTTTTTAAAAGCCCAATCAAACAGCAGAATACAAAATCAGTTCAGACAGCGATCAAAATTACAACTCAAATTCTTTGCAGTGTGGCAAAACTTGAAAAAATTAAAAGGATATCTCTTCCGCTTTCCCCCCTCGCGTTTCCATTGTGGTTTATTGACGAAAATGTAAATATCGTCCTGCAAAACAACTGCCTTCCATGGATTGCCTTATCCGGAATTGACGACTCCATAATCAAAACCGCAAAGGAGATAGGCTTAGGAAAATACCTCCACAAAATTGAAAAGTTTGGAAAAATCAAATTTGAAAAAACAGGTTCAGATACCAAGGTTTTTGATATTGCTGCAAAGTCCATGAAGACAAGAAAATCCATCACAGTAAGGATTGGACCAAACAACATACACGATATTTTAGATTCCATAGACAAACATTGA
- a CDS encoding glycosyltransferase, with amino-acid sequence MKKIGQFIYSWGNGHYSRMMSLNDELPNYIKDEYEVHYSSKEEIYQKLLKKFPDKKQNIHEILMPTPIDGKYGPSIFLSMLNLFLPISGKPPLVKQVSSCLRKEAKLFDRIGFDLVINDGDMGPNVLAKNRKVKSIFVTNQFMPKFWKSHFYFYPGAVFIAKQIAKATKIVVADSPPPYTMCEYNLNFPDKIKGKVIYAGHFASNKKRNQKEKTDFEKLIENTDFGYWMRTGNKSTNEITGKKYEEVFHSEEIKNEKRIISHAINDPAVDRVLGENGKTYSISDALEKKINWVQIDVGFLSEEEKETTLDFCKYAVINGSHTVMGEIIGIKGKPIIGIPVYDEQTNQIQWAQEHKLGIGAKSKKQVIRAILDIRKDYAKFDESIRQFKENFVPNGAQATAKIAAQMLEEKR; translated from the coding sequence GTGAAGAAAATAGGTCAGTTCATCTACTCGTGGGGAAACGGGCATTATTCCAGAATGATGTCGCTAAATGATGAGCTGCCAAACTACATCAAAGATGAATACGAAGTTCATTATTCCAGTAAGGAAGAAATCTATCAAAAATTGCTCAAAAAATTCCCAGATAAAAAACAAAACATACATGAAATTTTGATGCCGACCCCAATTGATGGAAAGTATGGGCCCAGTATTTTTCTGTCAATGTTGAATCTATTTTTGCCGATTTCCGGCAAGCCGCCACTAGTCAAACAGGTAAGCAGCTGCCTGCGAAAAGAAGCCAAATTATTTGATAGGATCGGGTTTGATCTTGTAATCAATGATGGCGATATGGGTCCAAATGTTCTTGCAAAAAACAGAAAAGTCAAGTCAATTTTTGTCACGAATCAGTTTATGCCCAAGTTTTGGAAATCGCACTTTTACTTTTATCCAGGAGCAGTCTTTATTGCAAAACAAATTGCCAAGGCAACTAAAATAGTTGTGGCAGATTCTCCTCCACCATACACCATGTGTGAGTACAATCTGAATTTTCCAGATAAAATAAAGGGAAAGGTGATTTATGCAGGCCATTTTGCCAGCAATAAGAAAAGGAACCAAAAAGAAAAAACGGATTTTGAAAAACTAATTGAAAACACGGATTTCGGGTATTGGATGCGGACAGGCAACAAGTCAACAAACGAGATAACTGGCAAGAAATATGAAGAGGTTTTTCATTCAGAAGAAATCAAAAACGAAAAAAGAATAATCTCTCATGCAATAAACGATCCAGCAGTCGACAGGGTTCTTGGAGAGAATGGAAAGACTTATTCTATTTCTGATGCCTTGGAAAAGAAAATCAACTGGGTGCAAATTGATGTCGGGTTTCTCTCAGAAGAAGAGAAAGAAACCACGCTTGATTTTTGCAAATATGCAGTCATAAATGGCTCACATACAGTAATGGGGGAAATAATTGGAATAAAGGGAAAACCAATAATCGGCATTCCAGTATATGATGAGCAGACAAACCAGATACAGTGGGCACAGGAACACAAACTAGGAATCGGCGCCAAAAGCAAAAAACAAGTCATTAGGGCAATATTAGATATAAGAAAGGATTACGCCAAATTTGACGAATCAATACGACAGTTTAAAGAGAATTTTGTGCCAAATGGAGCCCAAGCTACTGCAAAAATAGCCGCCCAGATGCTCGAAGAGAAAAGATAA
- a CDS encoding SDR family NAD(P)-dependent oxidoreductase, producing the protein MSFRGKTVVITGASSGIGAASCIEFAKKGANLALVARRKEKLEELEKTLTKLGIDTLVCACDVSDKEQVQKMSSQVIEKFGKVNVLVNDAGFAIYGAISDLSIEEIESQMKTNYFGMIYCIKNFLPKMLEQKSGHIVNVASVAASFGLPGIASYCASKFAMLGFSEGLKHELKGTGIGITVVSPIMVRTSFFDHQSFKHMPKYSPTSLSAKTVAKAIVSAANSSRLEIIVPPVVRGAVWAKHTFPYLINPILGSAFRKQMAKK; encoded by the coding sequence GTGTCATTTAGGGGAAAAACAGTTGTAATTACCGGCGCATCAAGCGGAATAGGCGCAGCATCTTGCATTGAATTTGCAAAAAAGGGCGCAAACCTTGCTTTAGTTGCAAGGCGAAAAGAAAAACTTGAGGAACTAGAAAAAACACTCACCAAACTTGGCATTGACACATTAGTTTGTGCGTGCGATGTTTCAGATAAGGAACAAGTTCAAAAAATGAGCTCCCAGGTAATAGAAAAATTTGGGAAAGTCAATGTTTTGGTAAATGACGCAGGCTTTGCAATCTATGGTGCGATTTCTGATCTAAGCATTGAAGAAATTGAATCACAGATGAAGACAAATTATTTTGGGATGATTTACTGCATCAAGAATTTTCTTCCAAAAATGCTTGAGCAAAAATCTGGTCACATAGTAAATGTTGCATCTGTTGCCGCAAGCTTCGGCCTTCCGGGGATTGCATCTTACTGTGCGTCAAAATTTGCAATGCTTGGCTTTTCAGAGGGATTAAAACATGAACTAAAGGGAACTGGAATTGGAATAACCGTAGTTAGTCCAATAATGGTTAGAACCAGCTTTTTTGATCACCAATCATTCAAACATATGCCAAAATATTCTCCAACATCGCTTAGTGCAAAAACCGTGGCAAAAGCAATAGTTTCTGCGGCAAACTCGTCTAGACTTGAAATAATTGTCCCACCTGTAGTTCGTGGTGCAGTGTGGGCAAAACACACATTTCCATATCTGATAAATCCAATTCTGGGAAGTGCCTTCAGAAAGCAGATGGCTAAAAAATAA
- a CDS encoding lysylphosphatidylglycerol synthase transmembrane domain-containing protein, with product MNWRIIAFLASLVPFLIIAIQFNIKPEDIFAVGIINFLAAFAAIMLKLFLQGVKFHYIIRTFHGSLESLWRTIFVRIGSEFVTMTTPMFVGGEVVRIYWMKKRGMSTAKASWLGIFEIITEVLAAGVLSILAGVFALVNGYTVIGIVVLAAAIPIVGLWIGLFFLSSKRTFHVPKTFCNLIIKFRKEKGVQYIEKTNEWMNDICTMSRENFQSKQVKKAFFVTLLISFAAWGVYGISFMLIAESVRAINPITSIFAVMAGNAIGNLPITVGGSGLTEFGIWAYLNHVSSFALELPQNNVDWNTIIAWRIATYQIPIPIAWFLLMKMALRKYNNPQ from the coding sequence ATGAACTGGCGAATCATAGCTTTTCTAGCTAGTCTTGTGCCGTTTCTGATAATTGCAATCCAATTTAACATCAAACCTGAAGACATTTTCGCAGTTGGAATAATCAACTTTCTTGCAGCGTTTGCGGCAATAATGCTCAAGCTTTTCCTACAGGGCGTAAAATTCCACTATATAATACGAACATTTCATGGGTCTTTGGAATCATTATGGAGAACAATCTTTGTTAGAATTGGAAGCGAGTTTGTCACCATGACAACGCCAATGTTTGTTGGAGGCGAGGTAGTCAGAATATACTGGATGAAAAAAAGAGGAATGTCAACAGCAAAAGCATCGTGGCTTGGAATTTTTGAAATAATCACCGAAGTTCTTGCAGCGGGCGTTTTGTCAATACTTGCAGGAGTCTTTGCGTTAGTTAACGGCTATACCGTAATTGGAATAGTTGTTCTTGCAGCAGCGATTCCTATAGTGGGGCTTTGGATAGGCCTTTTCTTTCTTTCGTCAAAAAGAACATTCCATGTCCCGAAAACATTTTGCAATTTAATAATTAAATTTAGAAAAGAAAAAGGCGTTCAGTATATAGAAAAAACAAACGAATGGATGAACGACATATGCACTATGAGTAGAGAAAACTTTCAATCAAAGCAGGTAAAAAAAGCATTTTTTGTAACTTTGCTGATATCGTTTGCCGCCTGGGGGGTTTACGGCATATCCTTTATGCTTATTGCAGAATCCGTGCGTGCAATAAATCCAATTACTTCCATTTTTGCAGTCATGGCAGGAAACGCAATTGGAAATCTTCCAATAACCGTCGGAGGATCAGGACTGACAGAATTTGGCATTTGGGCATATCTTAACCATGTCAGTAGTTTCGCACTAGAGCTGCCGCAAAACAATGTGGACTGGAACACGATCATTGCCTGGAGGATCGCAACTTATCAAATTCCAATTCCTATTGCTTGGTTTTTGTTAATGAAAATGGCGTTAAGAAAATACAACAATCCTCAATAG
- a CDS encoding ATP/GTP-binding protein: MKAIFVAGTAGAGKSSLTSKIHEYYTRNGAFTAILNLDPGVISLPYTPDIDIRDSVDIVSIMKQYDLGPNGALVMASDLIASKIDEIQQQADNINPEYLIIDTPGQIELFAYRTSGPYFVKNFNADEKVSLFLYDGVLITTAVNFVSMALLATSIKLRMNIPTINVLTKTDLIADKISEVLKWTTNVKTLEDTISLESDGETYVLVTNLLRSLNIGGFAQGLIPVSNVTGEGMINLEGALSRILNQGEDVEN, encoded by the coding sequence TTGAAAGCAATTTTTGTTGCCGGAACAGCCGGAGCTGGTAAATCTTCGCTAACATCAAAAATTCACGAGTACTACACTAGAAACGGAGCATTTACAGCTATACTCAATTTGGATCCTGGTGTGATATCACTACCGTATACGCCTGATATTGACATTAGGGATTCAGTCGATATCGTATCTATCATGAAACAATATGATCTTGGGCCAAATGGGGCACTAGTCATGGCAAGTGATCTTATTGCCTCAAAAATAGATGAGATCCAACAGCAGGCAGACAATATCAATCCCGAATATCTCATTATTGACACTCCGGGACAGATAGAGCTGTTTGCATACAGAACGAGCGGTCCATATTTTGTTAAGAATTTTAACGCCGATGAAAAGGTAAGTTTGTTCTTGTATGACGGAGTGCTCATTACAACTGCGGTGAATTTTGTATCGATGGCTCTTCTTGCCACCTCCATAAAACTTAGGATGAACATACCGACAATCAATGTTTTAACAAAGACAGATCTAATTGCAGACAAGATATCAGAGGTTCTCAAATGGACAACAAACGTAAAAACATTGGAAGACACCATATCGCTAGAGTCCGACGGAGAGACATACGTCCTAGTTACAAACTTGCTTAGAAGCCTAAACATTGGAGGGTTTGCTCAGGGATTGATTCCGGTTTCAAATGTAACCGGTGAGGGAATGATTAACTTGGAGGGAGCACTGAGTAGAATTCTTAACCAGGGGGAAGACGTGGAGAATTAA
- a CDS encoding homoserine kinase, whose translation MAFSVTAKAPSSTANLGPGFDVFGLALDAFFDEITLTKKKHGIKIITSDLVPTDPKKNTAGLVALHMIKKFKIKGGIEIKIRKGVPAGFGMGSSAASAAATAVAFNHLFRLNLDANTLVECAGVGEMASAGSIHYDNVSASVLGGFVIVRTNPLDVIKIEPPSDLRLCVAVPKLDVPPKKTEVSRSVLPRKITLADSVVNLSNAAAIVAGFVQKDSNLIGTSIRDVIVEPARQHLIPGFSAVKKNALRAGALGVTISGAGPSVIAFATKKSDMQKIAKSMKRGFASARTDCTVLICKPSNGAKARRTT comes from the coding sequence ATGGCTTTTAGCGTAACAGCGAAGGCACCTTCTTCAACTGCAAATTTGGGGCCTGGATTTGATGTATTTGGGTTAGCTCTGGATGCGTTTTTTGACGAGATTACCTTGACAAAGAAAAAACACGGAATCAAAATAATAACATCTGATTTGGTTCCTACAGATCCCAAAAAAAATACTGCGGGGCTAGTGGCTTTGCATATGATTAAAAAATTCAAAATTAAGGGAGGTATTGAGATCAAAATAAGAAAAGGAGTTCCTGCGGGATTTGGGATGGGCAGTAGTGCCGCATCAGCTGCCGCAACTGCGGTTGCATTTAATCACCTATTCAGGCTGAATCTTGATGCAAACACCCTTGTCGAATGTGCGGGAGTTGGGGAAATGGCAAGTGCCGGCTCCATACACTACGATAATGTCTCTGCATCCGTTTTGGGCGGATTTGTGATAGTTAGAACAAATCCGCTAGATGTGATAAAAATTGAGCCGCCAAGCGACCTAAGATTATGCGTGGCCGTACCAAAACTTGATGTTCCACCAAAAAAAACAGAGGTTTCAAGAAGCGTACTTCCTAGAAAGATAACACTTGCAGATTCTGTTGTCAATCTTTCAAATGCGGCTGCAATCGTTGCAGGATTTGTACAGAAAGACTCGAATCTAATTGGGACCTCGATCAGAGATGTGATAGTAGAACCTGCCCGCCAGCACCTAATTCCAGGATTTTCTGCGGTTAAAAAAAATGCGCTAAGAGCTGGCGCACTTGGCGTTACAATTAGCGGTGCTGGACCTTCAGTCATTGCATTTGCAACAAAAAAGTCAGACATGCAAAAAATTGCAAAATCCATGAAACGGGGCTTTGCGTCTGCAAGAACAGACTGCACTGTATTGATTTGTAAGCCAAGCAATGGGGCAAAAGCTCGAAGAACAACATGA
- a CDS encoding 7-cyano-7-deazaguanine synthase, whose amino-acid sequence MKRKAVAILSGGLDSLCMGAYLKPKFDLYGITFSYGQRASKEISSAKFVAKTLKLKQHKIIDIGFMKTLYGESNVLTNTKKSLPERFDYSIVVPIRNGVFLSIATAWAFTLNASLVAYGAHTDDIKYPDCRPAFSKKIESAFNQGEIDGIRLGIRNKVKVWTPFSDGLSKSALIKIGYKALGDNIFKTWSCYSNTKLHCGKCESCRNRKTVFEKIKIKDKTRYLS is encoded by the coding sequence TTGAAAAGAAAGGCAGTTGCAATACTTAGTGGCGGTTTGGATTCTTTGTGCATGGGTGCATACCTTAAGCCAAAGTTTGATCTGTATGGAATTACATTTTCCTACGGGCAGCGGGCATCAAAAGAAATCAGCTCTGCAAAATTTGTCGCAAAGACCCTGAAACTAAAACAGCATAAAATTATTGACATCGGGTTTATGAAAACTTTGTATGGCGAGAGCAATGTCCTGACAAATACAAAAAAATCACTGCCTGAAAGATTTGACTATTCAATAGTTGTTCCAATAAGAAACGGGGTCTTTCTGAGCATCGCAACTGCGTGGGCATTTACGCTAAACGCCTCACTTGTTGCATATGGCGCGCATACTGACGATATAAAATACCCCGATTGCAGGCCTGCCTTTTCAAAAAAAATTGAGTCTGCCTTTAATCAGGGAGAGATTGACGGGATAAGGCTAGGAATACGAAATAAGGTAAAGGTATGGACTCCCTTTTCCGACGGACTATCAAAGAGCGCGCTCATAAAAATCGGATACAAGGCTCTAGGTGATAATATTTTCAAGACATGGAGTTGCTATTCCAATACAAAACTTCATTGTGGAAAATGTGAGTCTTGCAGAAACAGGAAAACTGTTTTTGAAAAAATCAAAATTAAAGACAAGACAAGATATTTGAGCTAA
- the folE gene encoding GTP cyclohydrolase I FolE: MNKERVKKLVRELIIELGEDPTREGLRGTPERIADMYSEIFSGYDSDSELSIQFSEDSDAVVVKDITFYSMCEHHMLPFFGKISIAYLPNGRVFGVSKLVRLVEKHAKRLQIQERMTKNIADELFSQGVKGVIVMSDAEHLCMKMRGVRNDATMTSCAYRGVYERKENREDVMAMIRNPKQSLF; the protein is encoded by the coding sequence ATGAACAAAGAGAGAGTAAAAAAGCTCGTAAGAGAGCTAATCATAGAATTAGGTGAAGATCCAACACGAGAGGGCCTACGTGGAACACCAGAGAGAATAGCAGACATGTACAGCGAAATCTTTTCTGGATATGACTCTGATTCCGAACTCTCAATCCAATTTTCCGAAGACTCTGACGCAGTTGTTGTAAAGGATATCACATTTTACTCGATGTGCGAACATCATATGCTGCCATTCTTTGGTAAAATTAGCATAGCTTATCTTCCAAACGGCAGAGTATTTGGAGTATCTAAACTCGTACGTCTTGTGGAAAAACACGCAAAACGATTACAGATACAAGAACGAATGACAAAAAACATCGCTGACGAGCTATTCTCACAAGGAGTCAAGGGTGTAATCGTGATGTCTGATGCGGAGCACCTTTGCATGAAGATGAGAGGGGTAAGAAACGACGCAACGATGACGTCTTGTGCATATCGTGGAGTCTATGAAAGAAAGGAAAACAGGGAGGATGTCATGGCCATGATCCGCAACCCAAAGCAGTCTCTTTTCTGA
- a CDS encoding 7-carboxy-7-deazaguanine synthase QueE: MKVRLFEIFTSLEGEGILYGTKTLFVRLAGCPFTCFYCDTKESLPLDSGQEYSIEEACDLLDEHLQSKTYKVNFTGGDPLIQHEAVAELAKYIKSKHIPTYLESSCFDHKRFSHVLPHIDFVKIELKTLDSEFVDAKHYSTLLENALECLRLAIASAKTTYIKIVVSAKTESKSFDDLVQKIFKIARPNDLKGFIIQPTYGVAEPNLPKLLGFYDLVYPYYSEVRVVPQLHKLIGAP, translated from the coding sequence TTGAAAGTCAGACTATTTGAGATATTCACTTCGTTGGAGGGAGAGGGAATCTTGTATGGAACAAAAACCCTCTTTGTAAGGTTGGCAGGATGTCCATTTACCTGCTTTTATTGCGACACAAAAGAATCACTTCCCCTAGATTCTGGACAAGAGTACAGCATTGAGGAGGCATGTGACTTGTTAGATGAACACCTTCAATCCAAAACATACAAGGTAAATTTCACCGGGGGTGATCCCCTGATTCAGCACGAGGCAGTCGCAGAGCTTGCCAAATACATAAAATCAAAACACATTCCAACATATCTCGAATCATCATGTTTTGATCACAAAAGATTCAGTCATGTTTTGCCGCATATTGATTTTGTCAAAATTGAGCTAAAGACACTTGATTCGGAATTTGTCGATGCAAAACATTATTCTACACTTTTGGAAAATGCCTTAGAATGCCTTAGATTGGCAATTGCATCTGCAAAAACAACCTACATCAAAATTGTGGTAAGTGCAAAAACAGAATCAAAATCATTTGATGACCTAGTTCAAAAAATCTTCAAAATAGCTAGACCTAATGATCTTAAGGGATTTATAATACAACCAACATATGGAGTAGCAGAGCCAAACTTGCCAAAACTTTTAGGTTTTTATGATTTAGTGTATCCGTATTATAGCGAAGTGCGAGTAGTCCCACAACTTCACAAACTCATAGGGGCACCATGA